A single genomic interval of uncultured Desulfobacter sp. harbors:
- a CDS encoding four helix bundle suffix domain-containing protein — protein MSDLIPKHGGYRNLKSFQVAQLCYDVTVRFCDRYVNKFSRTKDQMVQAARSGVQNIAEGSLASATSKKMELKLTQVARASLEELKLDYEDFLRQRGLAQWNKGNPLRQALIDQRCITADNVAAWVKAVSRFYGQDGLSGHSGLSDRMSTKSTESTRSTHIYPEISANAVLILIAVACSLLDRQVERLAKDFENNGGFTERLYRVRSAKRRRFK, from the coding sequence GTGTCTGATTTGATCCCCAAACATGGCGGTTACCGCAATCTGAAAAGTTTTCAAGTGGCGCAGCTTTGTTATGACGTGACCGTGCGATTTTGTGACCGTTATGTGAACAAATTCAGCCGGACAAAGGATCAGATGGTGCAGGCGGCAAGATCTGGTGTTCAGAATATTGCAGAAGGGTCTTTGGCGTCGGCAACGTCGAAAAAGATGGAACTGAAATTGACTCAGGTGGCCCGGGCAAGTTTGGAAGAACTGAAACTTGATTATGAAGATTTTCTTCGGCAGCGGGGACTGGCACAATGGAATAAGGGAAATCCGCTCCGGCAGGCGTTAATTGACCAGAGGTGCATAACAGCCGATAACGTGGCAGCTTGGGTTAAGGCTGTGAGTCGTTTTTATGGACAAGATGGACTGAGTGGACACAGTGGACTGAGTGATAGAATGTCCACCAAGTCCACTGAGTCCACCAGGTCCACCCACATCTACCCCGAAATTTCCGCCAACGCTGTGCTGATATTAATTGCTGTGGCCTGCTCACTCCTCGACCGCCAGGTTGAAAGATTGGCAAAAGATTTTGAAAACAACGGCGGATTTACCGAACGTCTTTACCGCGTGCGCAGCGCCAAACGAAGGCGTTTTAAATGA
- a CDS encoding ABC transporter substrate-binding protein — translation MNQKTNINTVIRAGLVGLCMILFSAATPAFAGDTLNYRLKWLFNTSVVGDIIADTGGFFKKAALDVSVNEGGAGKNAIKELELGYADFGVASADQVIRALEKGADVVVLAQLFQINPMQWIYRSDQVEIKDLSDLKGRHIGVTFGGNDETIMNTLLAKAGLTSKDVRISSVRFDFTPFLRKKVDVWPVYRNSQGVILEDRLATEGEQVKFLNPVDYGISFVANSVVTSGTMMEKHPDTVKAFITALLSAWEFAVDPVNEAQVLAQIKKRDKGTKDDIRQKQLEATRPLIKPDKGTKIGIIDVGAWQQTERIMVKEKQIVAPVDVTSRLLGPKK, via the coding sequence ATGAATCAGAAAACCAACATCAACACCGTTATCAGGGCAGGACTTGTGGGCCTTTGCATGATACTTTTTTCTGCCGCCACGCCTGCCTTTGCAGGTGATACCCTTAATTACCGTCTGAAATGGTTATTCAACACCTCTGTGGTCGGTGACATCATTGCCGACACCGGCGGCTTTTTCAAAAAAGCAGCGCTGGATGTCTCCGTGAATGAAGGCGGGGCCGGAAAAAATGCCATCAAGGAGCTTGAATTGGGATATGCAGACTTTGGGGTGGCCTCCGCCGACCAAGTCATCCGGGCCCTTGAAAAAGGTGCCGACGTGGTGGTTTTGGCCCAGCTGTTCCAGATCAACCCCATGCAGTGGATCTACCGGTCAGACCAGGTCGAAATTAAGGATCTTTCCGATTTAAAGGGCCGGCATATCGGGGTTACCTTCGGGGGAAATGATGAAACCATCATGAACACCCTTTTAGCCAAAGCAGGGCTTACGTCAAAAGATGTCCGCATCTCAAGCGTCAGGTTTGATTTCACGCCGTTTTTAAGGAAAAAAGTTGATGTGTGGCCGGTATACCGAAACTCCCAGGGGGTTATCCTGGAAGACAGGCTGGCCACAGAAGGAGAGCAGGTAAAATTTTTAAACCCTGTGGACTACGGCATATCCTTTGTGGCCAACTCAGTTGTGACCTCAGGCACCATGATGGAAAAACATCCGGACACGGTAAAGGCATTTATTACGGCGCTGCTGTCGGCCTGGGAATTTGCCGTGGACCCGGTCAATGAAGCCCAGGTGTTAGCCCAAATCAAAAAAAGGGATAAAGGCACCAAAGACGACATCCGCCAAAAACAGCTTGAAGCCACCCGGCCTTTGATCAAACCGGACAAAGGGACAAAAATCGGCATTATTGATGTCGGGGCATGGCAGCAAACCGAACGTATCATGGTCAAGGAAAAACAGATTGTGGCCCCGGTTGATGTAACAAGCCGTCTGCTTGGGCCTAAAAAATAG
- a CDS encoding YkgJ family cysteine cluster protein, whose product MTEHMLDTLLKNYTDLITRVDEHIQRLSQVHKDHLACKKGCDECCRHLSLFPVEAFALSRAFSRLDAPCRETILEQAKQTDRACPLLVDHVCMVYEARPIICRTHGYPLYMEKEGRAMVDFCPKNFKGVKKLDRADMLDLDRMNTLLTAVNNHFIACFEDGLPDRIPVDQALELYQLL is encoded by the coding sequence ATGACTGAGCATATGCTTGACACTTTATTGAAAAATTACACGGATCTCATCACGCGGGTGGATGAACACATCCAAAGACTTTCCCAGGTTCATAAAGACCACCTTGCCTGCAAAAAAGGGTGTGACGAATGTTGCAGGCATTTGTCTTTGTTTCCGGTTGAGGCATTTGCCTTGTCACGGGCCTTCAGTCGTCTGGATGCCCCATGCCGGGAAACGATTCTTGAGCAGGCAAAGCAGACCGATCGCGCATGTCCCCTGCTTGTGGACCATGTCTGTATGGTCTATGAGGCCCGCCCCATTATCTGCAGGACCCACGGATATCCCCTGTATATGGAAAAAGAGGGCAGGGCCATGGTGGATTTCTGCCCTAAAAATTTTAAGGGTGTAAAAAAATTGGACCGTGCTGATATGCTGGACCTTGACCGGATGAATACCCTTTTAACAGCAGTAAATAACCATTTCATCGCCTGTTTTGAAGACGGGCTGCCCGACCGGATACCTGTGGACCAGGCCCTGGAATTATATCAGCTTCTTTAA
- a CDS encoding PTS sugar transporter subunit IIA encodes MDFFVFAAGFCIIALAARQIGDTFKQAGFPLISGFLFTGIIAGPHVLNLIPSQAVSTLTFVDQVSLGLIAFAAGGELYLKELKSRLTAIGWITSGLVISTFTMGSLALFALAEHIPFMAAMPVSGRVGVALIAGAILVARSPSSAIAIINELRAKGRFTKTVMGVTVIMDVVVIVLFATAITTADALFTGLTWNTGFVFFLILEIALSISLGMPVAGILFFILRFPASFVFKSALILLTGYLVFIGSLTLRAYTHHTMNIEILIEPLLVCMVAGFVTANSRRYRKEFLDLLRRTGPGVYIAFFTLTGASIRLDTLADTWPIALILFGVRVFAVFTGSFLGGCLAGIGAQNSRTYWMAFITQAGLGLGLAKEVGIEFPQWGSSFSTLLISVIILNEIVGPPLFKLAIKRMKEDHSPAKPNAVTAPQNVVIFGTDNQSTALAHTLFSHGWRVKLAQPRGGSTLAGLENSPQIPVQVVDGFDRKSLEKIQCQTATAIVTLLGDRENLDICETAFVHFATQTLVARLNDRSNLNAFEDLNVLVVDPSTAIIGLLYHFVRAPGAASLLMGFQRDRDVADVTVRNPDLEGLSLRDLRLPFDAVIMAVRRRGTLYVPHGFTRLESGDRVTVMGTTAALKEIALRFDRHEGQAALNLMEKAVPEQLKQDGEKPYLIENGQRDRFDLLVEKAVVADLKQEMDQNTFFEQAAKQLSKRVNISASTLFEMLSQRENEMTTVLAPGLAIPHIIIEGENQFSMLIVRSKKGIIFSPHAPRVHAAFVLVGTRDERNFHLEALSAIAKIVMDPRFDDKWLRARSVKALKELLLNAERNRRPSES; translated from the coding sequence ATGGATTTTTTCGTATTTGCCGCAGGATTTTGCATCATTGCCCTGGCCGCCAGGCAAATCGGCGACACATTTAAACAAGCCGGCTTCCCCCTGATCAGCGGTTTTTTATTCACCGGCATCATTGCCGGCCCCCATGTTCTGAACCTGATACCCAGCCAGGCCGTTTCAACCCTGACTTTTGTGGATCAGGTGTCGCTGGGGCTGATCGCTTTTGCCGCAGGCGGGGAACTCTATCTAAAAGAACTCAAGTCAAGGCTGACTGCCATTGGATGGATTACATCGGGACTTGTGATCTCAACGTTTACAATGGGTTCACTAGCGCTTTTTGCCCTTGCCGAACATATCCCCTTCATGGCGGCCATGCCGGTTTCAGGAAGAGTTGGCGTGGCGCTCATTGCCGGAGCCATTCTTGTGGCAAGAAGCCCGTCCTCGGCCATTGCCATTATCAATGAGCTCAGGGCCAAGGGCCGGTTTACAAAAACGGTCATGGGGGTGACGGTCATCATGGACGTGGTGGTCATTGTGCTGTTTGCCACAGCCATCACCACGGCGGACGCCCTCTTTACCGGATTGACCTGGAATACCGGATTTGTCTTTTTTCTGATCCTGGAGATCGCATTGTCCATTTCCCTTGGTATGCCGGTCGCCGGAATTTTATTTTTTATCCTCCGGTTTCCCGCCTCCTTTGTTTTTAAATCCGCGCTGATCCTTTTAACCGGATACCTTGTTTTTATCGGTTCCCTGACCCTTCGGGCATACACCCACCATACGATGAATATTGAAATCCTGATTGAACCCCTTCTGGTCTGCATGGTGGCTGGTTTTGTGACAGCCAATTCAAGGCGGTACAGGAAAGAATTTCTTGATCTACTCCGCCGTACCGGCCCAGGGGTTTACATTGCCTTTTTCACCCTGACCGGGGCCTCCATCCGTCTTGATACCCTGGCCGATACCTGGCCTATTGCCCTTATCCTGTTCGGTGTTCGCGTCTTTGCTGTATTTACAGGCTCTTTTTTAGGTGGGTGTCTGGCCGGAATCGGTGCCCAAAACAGCCGAACCTACTGGATGGCCTTTATCACCCAGGCCGGCCTCGGGCTTGGGCTTGCCAAGGAAGTGGGAATAGAATTCCCCCAGTGGGGTTCTTCTTTTTCCACACTTTTAATATCCGTTATTATCCTTAACGAAATCGTCGGCCCCCCGTTGTTCAAACTCGCCATCAAGCGGATGAAAGAAGATCACTCCCCGGCCAAGCCCAATGCCGTGACCGCGCCACAAAATGTAGTAATTTTTGGAACCGACAACCAGTCCACCGCCCTGGCCCATACCTTGTTTTCCCATGGATGGCGGGTGAAACTGGCCCAGCCAAGGGGGGGCTCTACCTTAGCCGGTTTAGAAAACAGCCCCCAGATACCTGTCCAGGTTGTGGACGGCTTTGATCGTAAATCCCTTGAGAAAATCCAGTGCCAAACCGCAACGGCCATTGTTACCCTGCTAGGCGACCGGGAAAACCTGGATATCTGCGAAACCGCCTTTGTACATTTTGCTACCCAGACCCTGGTTGCCCGGCTCAATGACCGCAGCAACCTTAACGCATTTGAGGATCTCAACGTATTGGTCGTGGATCCTTCCACGGCCATTATCGGATTGCTTTACCACTTTGTCCGGGCACCAGGGGCGGCGTCCCTGCTGATGGGATTCCAACGGGACCGGGATGTGGCAGATGTAACCGTCCGCAACCCGGACCTTGAAGGCCTTTCTCTAAGAGATCTTCGCCTGCCATTTGATGCGGTGATCATGGCGGTCCGGCGCAGGGGGACACTCTATGTTCCCCATGGGTTTACCCGACTGGAGTCCGGAGACAGGGTCACGGTCATGGGCACCACGGCAGCCTTAAAAGAAATTGCCCTGCGTTTTGACCGGCACGAGGGACAGGCCGCTTTAAATCTAATGGAAAAGGCCGTACCTGAACAATTGAAACAGGATGGGGAAAAACCTTACCTTATTGAAAACGGACAAAGAGACCGATTTGATCTTTTAGTGGAAAAGGCGGTGGTGGCTGATCTCAAGCAGGAAATGGACCAAAACACCTTTTTTGAACAGGCCGCAAAACAGCTTAGCAAACGGGTAAACATCTCTGCATCAACCCTGTTTGAAATGCTCAGCCAAAGGGAAAACGAAATGACCACGGTGCTGGCCCCGGGACTTGCCATCCCCCACATTATCATTGAGGGAGAAAACCAATTTAGCATGCTGATTGTCAGAAGCAAAAAGGGAATCATTTTTTCGCCCCATGCCCCAAGAGTTCATGCCGCCTTTGTGCTGGTGGGAACACGGGATGAGCGCAATTTTCATCTTGAGGCCCTGTCTGCCATCGCCAAGATTGTCATGGACCCGAGATTTGACGATAAATGGCTCAGGGCGAGGTCTGTCAAAGCGCTCAAAGAACTGCTCCTGAATGCCGAACGAAATCGCCGGCCGTCGGAATCCTGA
- a CDS encoding ABC transporter permease subunit: MLFRRIYQFLIVYCLGVVGLLAVKYAAGLSNYVIPDFTLFFDTAHQMLAGYFLDVLDTLSVTVLGQMVSVFMAFFVGIIGRKSSWAGSFIKVMAYNIQAYPIVALAPIIFILIGDGFLSRLLIASMICYFPLLLSVLGIMASPITDIEHFYIATGRMRWQLEVKIRAFENLNKLTTVIAGSATLAMAGTIVAEFIAADQGIGYSIRIALYQSDLARILVALFSIGIIISVYQGILETVGEQIKIKWFAPKGGDLI, translated from the coding sequence ATGCTGTTTAGACGAATCTACCAGTTTCTGATTGTCTATTGTTTAGGCGTTGTCGGCCTTTTAGCCGTCAAATATGCTGCCGGCCTGTCCAATTATGTTATCCCCGATTTTACGCTGTTTTTTGATACGGCACACCAGATGCTGGCCGGCTATTTTCTTGACGTGCTCGACACCCTTTCCGTAACGGTGCTGGGCCAGATGGTCTCTGTTTTCATGGCCTTTTTTGTGGGAATCATCGGCCGCAAATCATCCTGGGCAGGCTCGTTTATCAAAGTCATGGCCTATAACATCCAGGCCTATCCCATTGTGGCCCTGGCCCCGATCATTTTTATCCTCATAGGGGACGGATTTTTATCCCGCCTGCTTATTGCCTCCATGATCTGCTATTTTCCTTTGCTCCTGTCCGTGTTAGGGATCATGGCCTCGCCCATAACGGATATTGAACATTTTTACATAGCCACCGGCCGGATGCGCTGGCAGCTGGAAGTTAAAATCCGGGCCTTTGAAAATTTAAACAAGCTGACCACAGTGATTGCAGGCTCCGCCACACTGGCCATGGCCGGCACCATTGTGGCCGAATTTATTGCCGCAGATCAAGGCATTGGTTACAGTATACGCATTGCCCTGTACCAGAGTGACCTTGCCCGCATTCTTGTGGCCCTGTTTTCCATCGGCATCATCATCTCGGTTTACCAGGGAATTCTAGAAACGGTGGGCGAACAGATAAAAATTAAATGGTTCGCACCAAAGGGGGGAGACTTGATATGA
- a CDS encoding ATP-binding cassette domain-containing protein, translating into MRFECRGLTFTYPEADTPALENLNFSMAAPGFNAVFGPSGVGKTSFARILAGGNNGPGGDSLIYEGISTILYSYNQERLPGWANTGSHLEKVCPSKNSDLKKELVKIFKMDALLGSRFSQLSMGQQNRMNLIRYLIQDFDLLILDESLANVDEALRETIILAIKEIFPAKLFLYISHNLMEVARFCKDILVLSRPGKKEGAVVVQGQNYETGYTADPQAIDRSMLEIMNAV; encoded by the coding sequence ATGCGGTTCGAATGCAGGGGCCTGACCTTCACCTACCCGGAGGCGGACACCCCGGCTCTGGAAAATCTTAATTTTTCCATGGCCGCACCGGGCTTTAATGCTGTTTTTGGGCCATCAGGCGTGGGGAAAACCTCTTTTGCTAGAATTCTTGCCGGCGGCAATAATGGTCCCGGGGGCGATTCGTTGATTTATGAAGGTATTTCCACCATCTTGTATTCATACAACCAGGAGCGTCTGCCCGGTTGGGCCAACACCGGCAGCCACCTTGAAAAAGTGTGCCCTTCCAAAAATTCAGATCTTAAAAAAGAACTTGTCAAAATTTTCAAAATGGATGCCCTTTTGGGATCACGATTCTCCCAGTTGTCCATGGGCCAGCAGAACCGGATGAACCTTATCCGCTACCTTATCCAGGATTTTGATTTACTGATTTTGGACGAAAGTCTTGCCAATGTGGATGAAGCCTTGCGGGAAACCATTATCCTGGCCATAAAGGAGATATTTCCGGCCAAGCTGTTTCTCTATATATCCCACAATCTTATGGAAGTGGCACGATTCTGCAAAGACATCCTGGTGTTAAGCCGGCCTGGTAAAAAAGAAGGGGCCGTCGTGGTGCAGGGCCAGAATTATGAAACAGGATATACGGCCGACCCCCAGGCCATTGACCGGTCCATGCTGGAGATCATGAATGCTGTTTAG